The Chloroflexota bacterium genome includes the window CAGTTCCACCCCAAGCACATCGGCGCGGACAAGGCGAACGAGATGGCGAAGGCGGCCGGCATGGACGGCTTCATCGCCCTGCTCAAGTTCAAGAACAACTACGCGCTGAACCCCGAGTGCCCGGTCATCACGCCCTGGCGCACCGTCACGCCGATCAACACGCCGCTGTGGTCGCTGGAGCGGAACCCGTACTACTGGGGCGTGGACACCGACGGCAACCAGTTGCCGTACATCGACAAGATCCAGATGACCCTGGGCGAGAACCTGGAAGTCGTGAACCTGCGGGCCATCGCTGGCGAGTACGACGAGATGGGCCGCCACATGGACGTGGCCAAGCTGCCGATCTTCCTGGAGAACCAGCAGAAGGGCAACTACAAGGTCGTGCTGGATCTCCAGTCCGACGCGGCGGCGGTGGCGATCCACATCAACCAGAGCTTCGACGCCGATCCCGAGATCCGGAAGTGGCTGACGAACGTCGATTTCCGGCGCGCGCTCTCGATGGGCATGGACCGCGACCAGTTCAACGAGGCGTTCTTCCTGGGCATGGCGACGCCCAGCTCGCTGATGTCCGAGGACAGCTCGCCCGAGAACGCCGGCCCCGAGTGGCGGACCAGGTGGTCCACGCTCGATCTCAAGCAGGCCAACGAGCTGCTGGACAAGATCGGCCTGACCAAGAAGGATCCCCAGGGCATGCGCCTGCGGACCGACAACGGACAGGTCTTGCGGATCACGGTCACCACCGTGGCAGCAGCGTTCCTGCCGTACGCCCAGATGATGGAGATGGTCGGGCAGCACTGGAAGAAGATCGGCATTCAGCTCGACGTGAAGGACACCGAGCGGAACCTCTCGCTCAAGCAGGTGGCGGCCAACGAGCAGCAGTTGTACGTCTGGGGTGGCGGCAACGCCGACATCTTCATGTGGCCGCGCCACGACATGCCCGCCGAGCCGAACGAGCCGTTCAGCGGCACCCAGTACGCCACGTGGTACGCCTCTGGTGGCACGGCCGGGAAGAAGCCCGAAGACCCCGAGCTGCTGAAGGGGTACGAGCTGCTGCGGAAAGGCTCCGGGCTGGAGCAGGCCGAACGCGCCAAGGTTGGGCAGGAGTTGAAGAAGCTGATCGTCGATCAGCAGTGGGTGATCGGCACCGTCGGCTTCTCGCCGGTGCTGCGGGTCATCGGCAACAAGCTGGGGAACGTGCCGGACCGGTACGGGTGGCGCACGCGGAACCGGACGCCCGGGCACGTGCACCCGTCGACATACTACTTCAAGAGCTGACGTGCCGGGAGACACCCCGTCCCCCGTACACTCAGGTTCCGCGCATGGGAGAGGCCTGATCGCTTCGGCGGTCAGACCTCTTCTCGCGTTACCATGGCCGGCCGGCCGTCAGACCAGGACTCCGACGGCAGAAGGAGGGCAGAAGGAACCCACGAAGAAGCGCACAGCGCGCTGCAAAATCGTTTGTGCCTTGCAGCGCTCGACCGTCGTGGCCGGGCGCAACTGGAGAGGGAAGAGGGAATGACAGATCACGGATACCTGACGCGGCGCGGCTTCCTCCGCGTCGGCCTGAGTGTGGCCGGGGTGAGCCTGCTCGCGGCCTGCGCCCCGGCCGCCCCGGCGACGAAGCCCGCCGAGACCAAGCCCGCGGCGCCCGCTGCGACAACCGCGCCGGCGGCCCCGGCTGCCGCCGCGAAGCCAACCGAGGCCGCCAAGCCGGCGGCAGCCGCGCCAGCCGCTGCCGCGAAGCCAACCGAGGCCGCCAAGCCAGCCGCGGCACCGCCAGCCGCGTCCGGCAAGCCTGAGGCGAAGCTCGGCTCGCAACTGATTGGCAAGGTCGAGGGGCCGGAGATCCAGCCCGAGGCGAAGCGCCCGGCCAAGCTCGGGGAGTCGCCGATGCTGGCCGAGCTGGTCAAGGCCGGCAAGCTGCCGCCGGTCGAGCAGCGCATCCCTGAGGAGCCGCTGGTGCTGAAGCCGCTGCACAGCGTCGGCACCTACGGCGGGACGTGGCGGCGGCCGTTCACCGGGCCGGGCGATGTCGAGAACTTCAACCGGG containing:
- a CDS encoding ABC transporter substrate-binding protein, coding for MADTGVSRRGFLRVGLSIAGVGLLAACAPAAPATKPAETKPAAPAATTAPAAPAAAAKPTEAPKPAVAAPTAAPAAAAKPAEATKPAAAPAAASGKPESKLGAQLVGKIEGPEIQESRRPAKLGEAPMLTELVKAGKLPPVEQRIPEEPLVLKPMREVGKYGGMWRRGFTGVGDWENFNRVMGAEKPLHVDFTGNKIVPAVAKSWELKDGGKVIRLSLRKGMKWSDGQPFTADDWVFWYEDFYKNKDILPVGTAEMSINGKPGEMVKVDETTIEFRFPEPYPMFVDVLSAFTQMGGGHALGGTQWGGFMGPYAPAHYIKQFHPKHIGADKANEMAKAAGMDGFIALLKFKNNYALNPECPVITPWRTVTPINTPLWSLERNPYYWGVDTDGNQLPYIDKIQMTLGENLEVVNLRAIAGEYDEMGRHMDVAKLPIFLENQQKGNYKVVLDLQSDAAAVAIHINQSFDADPEIRKWLTNVDFRRALSMGMDRDQFNEAFFLGMATPSSLMSEDSSPENAGPEWRTRWSTLDLKQANELLDKIGLTKKDPQGMRLRTDNGQVLRITVTTVAAAFLPYAQMMEMVGQHWKKIGIQLDVKDTERNLSLKQVAANEQQLYVWGGGNADIFMWPRHDMPAEPNEPFSGTQYATWYASGGTAGKKPEDPELLKGYELLRKGSGLEQAERAKVGQELKKLIVDQQWVIGTVGFSPVLRVIGNKLGNVPDRYGWRTRNRTPGHVHPSTYYFKS